The sequence GCGCTTTGGCTGATGCACAGGTACAGGGTTGGGCATCGCGATTTTTCAACACCTCCTGGTGGCCTTTCTAAGATGAATACGATGAAGAACGTTCTATTGGTAACTTTATTTCTGTTGTTGACGACGCCTGTCAGAGCCGACCGGCTAAAAGATTTGTCGGACGTGCAGGGTGTGCGTAGCAATCAATTGATTGGCTACGGTCTGGTTGTCGGTCTGGATGGTACCGGTGACAAAACCAACCAAACTCCATTTACCGTTCAGACTTTCCGTAACATGATGCAGCAATTTGGTATTAGTGTGCCGGACAACGTCACACCCCGTTTAAAAAATGTGGCAGCGGTGGCAATCCATTCGGAGTTACCCCCCTTTGCGAAACCGGGTCAACGTATTGATATAACGGTTTCTTCGCTGGGTAATGCGAGCAGTTTGCGTGGCGGCACTCTGTTGATGACGCCTTTACGCGGTGCTGACGGCAAGGTGTATGCGCTGGCCCAGGGTGATCTGGTGGTGGGTGGATTTGGCGCGCAGGGTTCCGATGGTTCTAAAATTACAGTTAACGTGCCCAGCGTCGGTCGTATCCCCAATGGTGCCAGCGTAGAAGTTGAAGCACCCAACCCATTTCAAAATGGCAATACGCTAACGATCAATTTGCGCCAGCCTGACTTTACCACTGCAAAACGGGTGCGTGATGAAATCAACAGTCTGTTAGGTCCCGGTGTGGCGCGTTCAATGGATGCGACCTCTATCGTTGTTACAGCGCCTAGGGACCCTTCACAGCGGGTAACGTACTTATCGGTTCTGGAGAACCTGGAAATAAAGCCGGCAGAGCCGTCAGCCAAAATCATTATCAATTCCCGTACCGGCACCATCGTGATCGGCAGCAACGTGAAAGTCTCACCGGCTGCAGTCACACACGGAAATCTGACGGTCACCATCTCTGAGAGCGTCGATGTTAGCCAGGCCAATGCATTTGCCGGAGGCGGGCAGACGGTCGCTGCCAATCAATCCGATGTTTCCATAGAACAGGAAAAAAGCCATATGTTCAAGGTTGGCGAAGCCGTCACCCTGGACGACATCGTCGCCGCGGTAAACCGCGTCGGTATGGCACCTGGCGATCTGATGGCAATCCTTGAGGCGCTTAAACAAGCTGGCGCACTCCGGGCCGAACTCATCGTTATCTAACCCCAGCGAGCGGATACCGTCATGATGACCAACGGCCCCGGCAATCAATCTGAACTTTATCTCGATTTTTCACAGTTTAACGAATTGAGAAAAATGAGTCGTGATGATAAAACCCAGGCATTGCGGGAAACCGCAAAGCAGATGGAAGGCGTCTTTTTGGACATGATGATGCAGAGTATGCGTAGCGCTAATGCGGCGTTCGGTGAAGGCAATATGACTGAATCGAAAGATGCCCAGTATTACCAGAGCATGTACGACAAACAACTGGTCAACGATATCAGTAATCGGGGTGGATTGGGTTTGGCGGATATCATCGTGCGACAGCTATCACGTCAGAATGGCCTGGATGCAGACAATGTGGTCGAAAGAAGTTACGACATTTCCGGGTACCTGAACGCGCGAGTGCCGTCTCGTCAAAAAAACGACCAGAGTGCCTCGCAAATGGACAGCGATTCAATGGTGCATCAGGCAGCCCACACTTCCACCGCCCAGCCTGGATTAAACTCGGGCAATTCATCATCGTCGGCAAAAATTTCCTGGGAAAGTCCAGAACAATTTATCGAGGCGATACTTCCGTTCGCAGAGAAAGCCAGTCGCTCTTTGTCTGTGGAACCGGAAGCCATCGTCGCGCAAGCCATTTTGGAAACTGGCTGGGGGAAGCATGTGATGCAGGATCGCCAGGGTGAATCTTCCTTTAATTTTTTCGGAATCAAGGCGGACTCGCGCTGGGCCGGTGAAGTAACCAGTAAAAATACACTGGAATACCGGAATGGAATTGCCGCTAAAGAGCGTGCCGCTTTCCGCTCCTATAGTACGTTGGATCAAGCATTCGAAGATTATGTCGCCTTTTTGAAAAATAATTCTCGCTACGAAGACGTTGTCAGTAAAAAAACCGATGCAAAACAATGGGGTTTTGAATTGCAGCAGTCTGGATATGCAACAGATCCAAATTATGGCAATAAAATTGCAACCATCATGGATAGTGACGTTTTTCAGTCAACAATCGAGCGTTTGCGTAAGCAAATATAATGAGCAGGAATGAGTAATGGCGGATCTATCTAGCATTGCATTATCGGGTTTAAGAGCGAGTCAGTCTTCGCTTGCAACCACGAGCCATAATATTGTCAATGTTGATACGGAAGGTTATAGCCGACAGACAACCGGTCTGGGAACGCGGCCGGCACAATTTTCCGGTGGCTCATTCTTCGGTCAAGGCGTCGATGTTAATAGTATCGCCCGTGTCAGTAACCAATATGTGGTTGACCAGGTACGTCGGGATACCTCCACATTCAATTCCGCTGATGCGTTCTACGATTACGCGGTCCGTATCGACCAGATGCTGGGGGGGGATGCGACTGCAATTACCCCTTCTTTGCAGAAGTTTTTCGATTCTATGGAAGGATTAACTAACGATCCATCTTCCATTGCCAGCCGACAGGCGTTGCTGAGCAGTGGTCAGGCATTGGTTGCGCGTTTTAATAATGTGTACGACCAGGTGAGTCAGGCCAACGCGACCCTGAACACGGAATTGACGCAGATCACCGCCAAGATAAATCAACTATCGGAAAACATTGCGTCCTACAACAAATCGATTCAATCGCTCTCCACCAACAATATCGGCGAAATGCCGAATGATTTGTTGGATGAACGCGATGAAGCCGTGCGGCAATTAGCCGAGCTGGTCGGAGGCGAAATAATTCAGCAGGATGACACAACGATTAGTGTATTTGTTGCCAATGGACAGCCGCTGGTGGTGGGCGGGGATTATTTCGAAATGCAAACCAGTGAACCTTTGTCGGGAATCAGTCGACAGGAAATCACTTTGGGCAAAGGCAATAATGTCGACAATATAACCGACCTGGTGTCCGGAGGACGCTTGGGTGGATTGCTCTCGGTAAGGGAAGAATTAATCGATCCGGTGTTCAACGAAATGGGCCGGATTGCCATGGTGATGAGCGATACCTTCAATGCGCAGCATGAGCTGGGCATGGACCTTAATAACGAACTCGGTGGTGAGTTTTTCAGTGATATAAACGGTGCTAATGCCGGGTTTTCTCGTATCGCACCTTCAGCAAGAAATGCGGGTAACGTCAGTATTTCCGTTACTATTGACGACACCTCCCTGTTGACGGTGGATAACTACAACCTCAGGTATGATGCCGGTACCGGCAATTACACACTCTACAACGCAGACAGTAGCGTTAACGCCAGCTTCGCGAACCCGGGCGCCGGTGGTTCATTTACCATTGCGGATGGGTTCACTATTAATTTCGGTGCCGGTGTGCCCGCAGATGGTGACGAGTTTGGCGTGTTACCCACTCGAACGGGTGCTGCCAATATGGGTATGGAGCTCAATGATGTGCGTCAGATTGCCGCCGCGTTGCCGGTGACCACCGATCTGCCGTCTACCAATATCGGCACCGGTTATGTCGAAAATGTGGTGGTCACTGATACCGGTGCTGCCAGCGATTTTGCGGCCACGCCCTATGCCCTGACTCCGCCTTATCGAATCGAGTTCACCAGCGCTACCAGTTATGACGTAATCAATGCCGGAACCAACGTTGCCGTAGTGAGCGGTGTGGCTTTCACTCCCGGCCAGTCAAACGGCTTACTGGAGCAGGCAGGTTTATATCCGGCGTCGGGCTACGACGTCATCTACAGCGGATCCCCTGCGACCAACGATGTGGTGAATATCCGGTATAACAACGGCGGGGTTTCAGATAATCGAAATGCACTGAACCTGAGCGCTTTGAGTGATGTTAAAACCGTTGCCAATGGTACTTCTACCTATCAAAGCGCCTACGCGCACCTGGTCAGCGGTGTGGGTACCCGCACTAATGATGCAGCGGTAACGCAGGAAGCAAGCAGTACTATTTTGTCCCAGGCACAAACTCAGTGGGAATCAATATCCGGCGTTAATCTGGACGAAGAAGCTGCCAATTTGATGCGTTTCCAACAGTCCTATCAGGCCTCTGCACGGGTGATGCAGGTGTCGAGTGAGCTTTTTGACACCATTCTTGGTTCACTGTGAGGAAATGAATAATGGCGATTAGAATATCCACCTCACAAACGTTCCGACAGGGCACCAACTCGATCCTGGAAAACCAGGCCCGGGTTAATCAGACGCAACAACAGCTTTCTAACGGCACCCGCATATCGCAGCCTTCGGATGATCCGATCGGTTCGGCAGTGATGATGGATTTACAGAAGCAAATCGATAACGCGAAGCAATATGTTGCTAATGGACAGGCAGCTGAAACCCGCCTGAAAACCCAGGAAGGAACGCTGGCGAATACCACCGATATCCTGCAACGGATTCGTGATCTGGCGTTATCGGCGTCTAACTCCACCATGAACCAAACCGACCGGGAAACGATTGCGTTGGAGATGGAACAACGGCTGGACGAGTTGGTGGGGTTGGGTAATACCCAGCTTTCCAGTGGCGATTATCTATATTCCGGTTTTAAAACCAACGTCAAACCGTTCACCAAGGATGGCTCCGGCTCAATCGCCTATAACGGCGATCAGGGGGTGAGAATGGTGAACGTGAACGCGTCTGTGCAGGTAGAAAGCGGCAATAGCGGGGACGAGGTCTTCTTCGATATTAAAACCGGTAACGGAGCGTTTGCGACGTCAGCGAATTCCGCGAATATGGGCAGTGGCGTGATCAGCTCCGCAGTCATGTCCGACCCGACCAGTTACATA is a genomic window of Ketobacter sp. MCCC 1A13808 containing:
- a CDS encoding flagellar basal body P-ring protein FlgI, which gives rise to MKNVLLVTLFLLLTTPVRADRLKDLSDVQGVRSNQLIGYGLVVGLDGTGDKTNQTPFTVQTFRNMMQQFGISVPDNVTPRLKNVAAVAIHSELPPFAKPGQRIDITVSSLGNASSLRGGTLLMTPLRGADGKVYALAQGDLVVGGFGAQGSDGSKITVNVPSVGRIPNGASVEVEAPNPFQNGNTLTINLRQPDFTTAKRVRDEINSLLGPGVARSMDATSIVVTAPRDPSQRVTYLSVLENLEIKPAEPSAKIIINSRTGTIVIGSNVKVSPAAVTHGNLTVTISESVDVSQANAFAGGGQTVAANQSDVSIEQEKSHMFKVGEAVTLDDIVAAVNRVGMAPGDLMAILEALKQAGALRAELIVI
- the flgJ gene encoding flagellar assembly peptidoglycan hydrolase FlgJ; translated protein: MMTNGPGNQSELYLDFSQFNELRKMSRDDKTQALRETAKQMEGVFLDMMMQSMRSANAAFGEGNMTESKDAQYYQSMYDKQLVNDISNRGGLGLADIIVRQLSRQNGLDADNVVERSYDISGYLNARVPSRQKNDQSASQMDSDSMVHQAAHTSTAQPGLNSGNSSSSAKISWESPEQFIEAILPFAEKASRSLSVEPEAIVAQAILETGWGKHVMQDRQGESSFNFFGIKADSRWAGEVTSKNTLEYRNGIAAKERAAFRSYSTLDQAFEDYVAFLKNNSRYEDVVSKKTDAKQWGFELQQSGYATDPNYGNKIATIMDSDVFQSTIERLRKQI
- the flgK gene encoding flagellar hook-associated protein FlgK, which gives rise to MADLSSIALSGLRASQSSLATTSHNIVNVDTEGYSRQTTGLGTRPAQFSGGSFFGQGVDVNSIARVSNQYVVDQVRRDTSTFNSADAFYDYAVRIDQMLGGDATAITPSLQKFFDSMEGLTNDPSSIASRQALLSSGQALVARFNNVYDQVSQANATLNTELTQITAKINQLSENIASYNKSIQSLSTNNIGEMPNDLLDERDEAVRQLAELVGGEIIQQDDTTISVFVANGQPLVVGGDYFEMQTSEPLSGISRQEITLGKGNNVDNITDLVSGGRLGGLLSVREELIDPVFNEMGRIAMVMSDTFNAQHELGMDLNNELGGEFFSDINGANAGFSRIAPSARNAGNVSISVTIDDTSLLTVDNYNLRYDAGTGNYTLYNADSSVNASFANPGAGGSFTIADGFTINFGAGVPADGDEFGVLPTRTGAANMGMELNDVRQIAAALPVTTDLPSTNIGTGYVENVVVTDTGAASDFAATPYALTPPYRIEFTSATSYDVINAGTNVAVVSGVAFTPGQSNGLLEQAGLYPASGYDVIYSGSPATNDVVNIRYNNGGVSDNRNALNLSALSDVKTVANGTSTYQSAYAHLVSGVGTRTNDAAVTQEASSTILSQAQTQWESISGVNLDEEAANLMRFQQSYQASARVMQVSSELFDTILGSL
- the flgL gene encoding flagellar hook-associated protein FlgL — protein: MAIRISTSQTFRQGTNSILENQARVNQTQQQLSNGTRISQPSDDPIGSAVMMDLQKQIDNAKQYVANGQAAETRLKTQEGTLANTTDILQRIRDLALSASNSTMNQTDRETIALEMEQRLDELVGLGNTQLSSGDYLYSGFKTNVKPFTKDGSGSIAYNGDQGVRMVNVNASVQVESGNSGDEVFFDIKTGNGAFATSANSANMGSGVISSAVMSDPTSYIADTYTVTFQDDGSGNLEYQVSGANSGAVGGPVAFDEDSPVTVNGITYSISGSPAVGDSFTVEPSNKQDIFTTVQQVIAAIKIPNATSAGQASFQNAFNLGMQNLDQSLTHIDEVRASLGSRLNVIESERDINEGNIVDTESALSTVKDLDYAEAITELNQRTLALQAAQQSFVQVQNLSLFEYL